Below is a window of Bacteroidales bacterium DNA.
CAGGGAGGCAGCCATCCTCAGCAAAGGGATCTTACGCTCATTTTATTTATCCCCCACCGGGGAAGAAATTACCTACTGCTTCCTCTTCCCCACCTGTTTCGTGGCGGCTTATTCCTCGCTGATCACAGGGAACCCCTCCACGGAGAACCTGCAGGCGATAGCGGAAACCGAAGTGTATATCATCAGCAAAACGGAGCTCGACCGCCTCACCGATACCCATCCCGGCTGGCAGCGCCTTAGGATGAACCTGGCAGAGCAGCAGTATGTGGAGTTTGAAAAGCGGATCTTCTCCTACCAGAAGGAGAAAGCCCTGCAGCGC
It encodes the following:
- a CDS encoding Crp/Fnr family transcriptional regulator; the protein is MKAFLESLGLFNEADIKEIESIAERRILKKGDFLIREGEICREAAILSKGILRSFYLSPTGEEITYCFLFPTCFVAAYSSLITGNPSTENLQAIAETEVYIISKTELDRLTDTHPGWQRLRMNLAEQQYVEFEKRIFSYQKEKALQRYIDLLTYQPEYIRHIPMQYLASYLAITPRHLSRLRREVV